The Aspergillus luchuensis IFO 4308 DNA, chromosome 6, nearly complete sequence genome segment CTCTGTAGCGCAGAATGTCTTCCAGAATGAACTGCGCAAGAACCTGGCACAGGTATCAGGCATTGACCCTGCTTCTGTGATGCAGGCGGGAGCAACGATGCTACGACATGTTGTATCTGCGGATCAGCTGCCGGCTGTGCTAGAGGCGTATAATGGGGCTGTGACGACAACGTTCTATGTTGCTGTGGCCATGGGAGCGTTGAGTATTTTTGGGGCATTGCCTATTGAGTGGATATCTGttaagggaaagaagatcgGGCCGCCGGCAGCGTAGTCTGCCAGAAGCTATGGTTTTGATTGCATGTGATTACTTGTGAATTGTATAATGCTAGTTAAGCGACAGACAGACGATAAATAGATCtaataagaaagaaatgatGGCCAAGACGAGGTATCACGCTGACAGACAAATGAAACAACGAAACGAAAGATTGATCCATACCAATCACACACATCACTAATAACtctaacaacaacagcaacacacaATGACAATAAAAGGAaatagagaaagagagactaAACAACAGCATACAAACTCAAATACACCCCCCAAATCACCCCACACGCACTCCCAAACACGACGCGCCGATCCACCGGCACAACCGTATACATGAGCAACGAGACAATCGGTCTATATTTGAGTCTTGCGATCATGATGGGTTTGAAGTCCTACACATAGAGTTAGCCCCCATATCACAAACAAAacgaaacaaagaaaaacagagtagaatagaatagaatgaAATAGAGAAATaaatgaaagagaaagatacctcaacaaccaacccccaaacaccaccaacacccacccccttcaacaAATTAATGAGAACAATAAACAGTACGATATTCCCAACACTCCCCACCGTCTGATCAAGGAGGAATTTCATGAGGAAGTTGTACcagcctcctcttctgcgCTTCTGTTGTGAAGGGAGAAAGTTGgggttttgttttttctccTTGAGGAGGACGGTGGAGGTTGGGTCTGGGATGGAGATGTAGATTTCTCCcaaaccccctcctcccggaCCTCTTTTAGTTCCATTAGGGGTAGATGTTCgtaggggaggggaggaaaggttTCTGTTAGTAGAAGGGGattggaaaagaaacccCGGATACCGCCGTTCAAGATACCTCTGCCAGATGAAATTCGGGAGAACGATTATTATCCCGTAGGTGATGAATTGGAGGAGGGCGGGGAGGTTAGGTGTAAATGTTGTTGATTTCTTGGATTTTATTTAGTATTTTGtcttttattttgatttggGGGGAAAGTGGATATGAatgttgggttgggttatATCTGGGGGTCAAGCTTACGGATTTCCGATGATGGTCTATTATTTGTGCTAGGATGTTGGCGATGGCGTTTAGGAtggtggattggatgaaGGTTGTTGTTAGGGGGGAGaccatctttctctctctctctctctctctctcttcttttgcttttcttttagGGGGGTATTTGGGGTAGTGGTTTGCGGGTTGTTTTAGTGAGGGGAGTGCAGAGAAAGggtccttcttgttgttgttgttgttgttgtggttggtttaagggatggtgatgatggggttaGGTTAAGGAATGGACATAGTTTGATATCATGTATGACAGTTGGGAATAAAGTTCAGTGATGAATGAGTATAAAGAATAGTATAAGGTTAGTTACCTGATTAAAGAttaaatgaatgaataagGTGGGTATGATATTGCATTCTCATCCCCATAGTCTTGGGGTGATATGTTCATGCAGTGTGGGCACGTGTCCTTTCTGGCTTGGTGTCTTACTATTTTCTGCCATCTTACTACATACAACATTTACAATAGACCGAGCACAGTAGTTacagatataatttaaataataataatgctATTTAGCTACTTACACCCGCGCCCGTACAATCACATCCGGTCCCTCCTTCGCACTGGTAAAATGGTCCACCAATGCCAAATGccctccctcatcctctcctcgCCGATCGGCCAATTCCATATCAAATAAAAACATCAACCGCGCAATCGTCAAtcgcatctccatcaacgCCATGCTCTTCCCAATACATCCCCGCGGCCCAATACTAAAGGGACAGAATGCCCGCCGCGCcatctccacatcctcccGCGTTGTCTGCCAcgcctccatccccgtctGACAGATCGCCCCTTCGATCCACCGCTCCGGCAAATACACCCCGGGCTGTCGGTAATAAGCCGCCTGCCGGTGGATCGAGTACGTTGGCGTCCCGCAATCCGTCCCGCCCGGCAGGAACACCCCGTCCACCACCGCTCCGCCCTCCATCACTTCGCGCGGGGGCGCCCCGGGCACCGCGGGCGCCAGCCGCAGCGCCTCGTCCAGGCACGCCTTCAAGTACACCAGCTCGTTCAGCTTGCTGCCCGTTACGATCTCTTCGACCGAGGAGAAGCTCTCCCGGACCTCTTTCTGCAGCTGCGCCATCGCATGTGGGTTGCGCACCAGGTAGAAGATCGTCGCGGCTAGCGTCGTCGACGTCGTGTCACTGCCCGCGATCATCAGCACGTTGGCCTCGCCCCAGAGCTCAGGGGTAGTCAGGCCCTGGCCCGTCTCGGGATCCCGGGCGTTCAGCAGGTAGTAGAAGAAGTCTCTTTTGGCGTCGTGGCCGGCCTTGGTACGTTCCTGGGCGCGCTTGGTCGCTTCCACGCGTGAGTTCATGATGAAGTTCCAGCGGTCGTTGGTGAGTCGGTGGATGAAGAGTTGGTCGAGATGCCATCGATCTAGGGGCATCCAGAGACCACACTGTTCAGTCAGTCGATTCGGTTCTCAACAATAATAGCAGCTTGAGACATACCACATAGTGCCGGTTTGCAGCCCGATCGACGAGCTCAATCAGCCGTCTCCGACTACTCTCGATCAACATGTCGAAGCTCTTTCCGAAGCACAGCTCGCCCATCACATCATACGTGAGGTAGCTGAACCAGCGACCCATGTCCTGCACCACGCCTGTCTGCTGGGCACGCGTTAAGCCTGCACACAGTTGCCGCACGTGCAGCAGCATCACGTCTTCCATGCTTTTGAGTGCATGGTCAGAAAAGGCCTGGCTCAGGACTCGTCTTTTCCGGCCGTGCATGACCTTGTCAATGACGTTGTGTGTGTTGTACACGCCTTTGATGGCGGGGAAGGCATTGTAAAAATCGGCCTTCTTAAGCCGCTTTCCGTGTCCGTAGATGTCATGGAGGCCTTGAGCAGTATTTACTGAGACAAAGTTAGGTGCCACGCGGACATGAGAGCCGTATTGTTCGTGAAGAGCGCAGAGCCACAGGTGTCGGTCTCCCTGGAGGCCGTGGTAGAGCTGGACCCAGGGAGTGAGTGAGGCGAGCAAGGGACCTGGGATGCGGCGGAGAGGGTGGAAGAAGCGATTGTAAATTGCATAGACAGAAGACTGATGTTGTCAGCATGCATTGCAAGTATGCAAGGTGACACCTTATCGACATAATACAGAAGGTGTAAGGGAGAATCGGTATCAACATACCAATCCCACGAGCAAGGCAAGCAACCCCCACCCTATGCGGGTTATAGAGATAGCCTGCCAGCCAATTTGGGCCAACATGGCTGTCGAATCCTAGTGTAATAATGTGTGATGCTAAGAGGTGGAATAATAATAGGAAGCTGAAGTATATAGTTCAGCCAGTCAACGAGCACCGAAGCTAGCCGGGGCCAACCGAGGCCGAGTTCGAccaaaaaaggaaatcccCGCAAGCGGATAACAAAGACAGGCAAATGACGACAGTCACTCAAGATATCAGAACCACTATCCAGATGGCTGTTTCACTAACAAGACACTCACTGGCACTCGAGACTCGTCTACCGCTTTATAACTCTCGCTGGCTCGGTTACTGACGGGCTTTCCCTCGCGTCTTCtgcccctccatcccctccctccctcctcatttTGGAGTACGAAGTGTCTTCCATGGAACTATGTAATATTCATCGATTTAGCGCAATAGCTGCGAGGATGCGTCATCGTGGCCAGCACCGGCTGGTCTGTGTATCTACATAGAAAAGTCCTGGCTCGGATACCCCGGCTGCTTCATATCTCTACACTGTATATGAAATTTAGTAGCTTTGACCGCCGATCTAGTGGAACCCATCATTCGGATCTCGATTGGTAATGCTAAGATTGCTGCTGTCATTACGCGTCGTGTACACGGTCGGAGGATATAGAATCACTCCTGCTATGTGTCTTGTCTTCTGTCGCGGCGATGCCAATGGGGCATTGCTTATCGATCCATGTCAGAGCTATTTCCTGGAGATCGTGGCCCAATCATTGCTTGCTTATATCACGGCCTTATCAGACAGCTAAGCGAAGTCTCGGGCTTGTTGCTACTCACTGTATATGCACTGGAGCATCGGCTACTGTTGTCCGGCTTGCGGCTTGCAGACAATGTAACCAGCCCAGTTCGGATAAGCTATTATGTCAAATGCCTCTCACGTGTAACCGTGGAGACCGCCATCGAGAATCCACTGCTCGTTGTCATCATTATCGTCCTGCACTCTCCGCCATGTCTGTTTCCGCTCTTTGCGTGCCGTGTCCGCTTGCTCTCCATCTGCCGACTTCCAGACCGGTCGCAACAGCCCTCCAGCTGCAAGAAGAGGGTTGTGGCTGAATGCCTTACCGCTGCTTTCTCGGTTCTCCCCATCTCcgagctcctcctctgcccttgcttcggcttcctcctccgcggacGGGCCCGTCTCCGCAGGCCCAGCTGATTGGTAGACCCTCCTCACCTTTCCTCCCTTGATATCCAGACTCAtgatggtcttcttcttctcccattcTGGCCGTGCTTTTTCCTCCATTTCCCGCATAATCCGCTGCTGTTTCTTAAGGGCCAGTGCTCGCTGCGCGGGTGTCATCCACAGCGTAGATGCTACGTTCGGAGTCTCAAAATCTGCCGCCTCGTCCACCACACGTGTCCGCTTGGCGTTCTGCGCCTGGAACGCAAGCAACTTGTCCCGATGCGCCTTGGCAGCGTCAAGTTTACTGGGAGCTCCTGAGCCCATTCCAGGGCCACCCTCCCGATGTACACTCTCATTGTGCGCGCGCATCTTCTCCTGTCCACGCTCCGCCCGCAGCTCCCGTATCATGCTCTGGATCTCGTCATTCGACAGGAGAGGTGTTTTGCAAAATGAACACGGCTGTAGCCCTTCCAGCGAGCAAATGATTTTCCCGCAGTTGAGACAATTTGGCGCAGGATCAAAGAGAGGATGGATGCTAGCGTTGCATGTGCATTTGCGTGCGCCACCACTCAGCGTCGGATTCGTAGATACCTCCAAAGCGGCAATGGCAGCCGTCAAATCATTGATATTATTCGTAGTCAGCGATCCCTTGGATGATGAGCCGGTCCCCGTACTGCTCCCACCACCTCGAGAGGCAGACTTGGCCGCCTTCGACCTGACATTCGGTAGTAGATCCGAGATCACGGGGCCAGCGGCTGAAGGCGGGTTTTTAGCCGGTGTCGGTCTCGGGGCCGGTGACTGATTTCGCGAAGAGGTAGCGGATGCCTCGCGGGAAGAGATCAacggtgatggtgatagaCCGGTATCCAGTGTGCCTTCTCTCGCGCTTCCTTCTTGTCTGCTCCGGCTAGAGACGGGCATGTAGTCCTCATCCTGGTCCTCCTTTCTGTATCCGCCTGTCACATTTCCAAAATCGTCTGGTCGGCGAACAGGTCCGGCGCTGTGTAGTGGTGGCTTCGACTTCTTGCCCCTCTTCGACTGCGTTCCCGAATAATTGTTCCTAGATGTGGACTGGCCGCTCAGAGCGGGTGACGGCGCGTTAGATCGTGGGGGTGGTTCTCGTCGCGAACTGAATGCAGAAATAAATTCAAATGCGGCGGGAGAGTCGCCCAGGAGGTTTTTGAGGTGTTCggcgccttcttctttggaGAGGCTGGCGGCGTATGTGATGATCTGTGTGAGCGACTCCTCGTCCAGCGGGAGAATTTGGCTCAGCCTGGGGACGGCCCAGGAGATGAGGCTGGTATTGCTCATGTCGCTAGATAGTCAGAGGCTATAGATATTGTGAGCGACTGAGTTAACTGATGCTCATGGTGGGTGCGCGTCATAAATGTGGACGATGGATCGAGCAAGCGGGCCAGACGATGACGGACAGAAGGTCCCGAAGTGGGCTGCGAGGCCATACTTTTCAGGCCAACAACATTGTATACTAACCTGCAACCACGAGCTTTCGAGATACCACAAATAAATTGGGTGTATCGCATAATAAGtcatttttatatagtattcagGCCAGTTTCAATAGAGCTCACATCCAAGGCAAAACAATGTCCAAACATCTCTATGGAACAACTCTGCCCAGGATAGCAGTCGTCCAACACACCATGAAGTCTACGAGGTTACACTTTGTACTCTTATCTGGAAGCCACTTTTCATGTACACGCATTAGTGATAGGTTCGAACTAAGGCTATTATACCACGGGGATCACTGGGGTAGATATCGAACAACCGTTACAAGGGCACTTTATAGAACTCCTCTCTAAAAGGCTGTCCCAGTACCTTGGTTAAATCCATTGCACATATTGTTCCACTGAATCAACAGTATGTATAGTGGACCTCTAACAATTTAGAATATGGTTGGCGTTCGAGCTCAACTGTTCAGTTTACACTAGAGGCTTCTTAATTCGACTTAATTGTATACCCAATCTTAAACCAATCGATTGATTGTGAAACCCGAACTGACCTATTGCCAGAATATTGTACATACAACCGCATAAAAATCTATCATTCAAGAGAACAGCACACAACACCTATAAAAAGAAACGGAAGAGAAAGGCTAGAGACGATGCCGAGCATGTCCCTTTCGACTCGAGGATACTAAGGTAGGAGGTTCCCGTCGACGCCGCTGATGCCGGGTATTTACGTCAATATCGTTAAGCAAACGGAGATATGTCCAAGGCCTTGTCCAACGCAAACAGGTCCGCAGTCTGCAAGAAGCAAGGTAAAAATAATGTTGAAAGGGATGTGTAGAAAGGTATAAGGtgtggaaagaaaagaagagagaagaaagaaagaaaggaacacCGAAGGCTTAAGAGTTATCCCCGTTTGCTTCACTCTTGATGTCCCCGTCACCAGAGCCGGCGGCGTCACTTGCTGCGGCCATGTCTGGCGTAAGCCCGTTTTTCAGCTTGCTAGGCGGAGGTGGCTTCTTCCCTGACAATTTTTTCGGGGCTCctaatttcttcttcttcgtcggaaGAGTTGCTGGAACGTCATCATCCACTAATGGACGCTTAGGTGGAGCCGAACTGGGTGTACTGGCACCATTTTCCATGGGAGTCTTGTTGCGGTTGGTCTGTCGCCCTGATAAACCCAAGCACCTGTCCAAGTGCTGTGCAACTCGAGTCACAACAAAGTATCTCGGGCAGTTCGGGCATTTCACAGTCGGGAAGGACACCTTTTCTGGGGCTGCTTGTTTGAAGGAACTGTCAGGTGTTGTGGGAGGGCTTGAAGCTGGAGTATTGGACGTATTtgtctgtttcttcttcttcggattCAGCTTGTCCGTGGCAAACGGGTTTCCATGAACATCGTGCCCCGGCTTGTTGATCATAGGCTGCTTCTGACAATACTCCCGATATGGATCTGGGGGAGCCCGAGCCCCGACACCCGTTACTGGGTATAATAGACGAGGTAATCGGCACTCCGGACAGATAATCTCTTTCGTGGTTTGCAGAGGGTTTCCCTTGAGGTAAACCTTGCCTTCATCAAAGACAGCCGCATCTGTCTCCACATGTATATCCTTAAGTTCCTCAAGGTCGAGATCACCGGGCTTGAATGCACCAGCTGGCTTCCCACTCTCTTCACGACGCTTGGATGCCTCTTCATCGGCTTTTTGCCTTGCAGTGACCACCGCTGAGCGCATACGGGACACCTTTTCGTCGCGATGCACCTTCGCAACTATATCatgaattatattatagaaggTATCGTTGAGGATATCGCATGTCTAGTGTTGTCAGGATCCATTGCAAAGCCCAGAGACGCTACTGTGCCGCAGCCGGACGCATACGGAATGAACGTACCAATTTTGCAAGCGTTCCTGAAGGAAAGGAACTTCCATTTTCTTCGGCTCCGTTCGACTCGCCCATTTTGGCACTGTTCTGCAAAACTGGAAAGTGTTAGAGCTGAAGCATCTTCCAAGACTGAGCGTTTAggaaacaagcaagcaagaaatgCAGATGAGTGGGGTAGCCCAGCACATCGCATACATCATGATAATGCACTCTACAGCAAGCAGTACCGATGAGATAACGCAATGGTCGCGCAAATACTGCAAAGTCCAGGACAACTGTCGAGACATACCTCTGCTGGTGTATGCAAAGTAATCACGCGCCAATTAAAGCGGAACTTGCAGTTGACAAACAGCTGCTTCCACACAACTCTGAACTATTATCCCCAGTATCAAACCGATGGCGCCATGTAGGTTGCGCAGGGTGTTCGAAGGCAAATCTGGGTCGGGGTTTACCGGCCGCTTAACGGATGCGGATGGAGGGAACAATGGCGTAATAGACGACTACCCGACTGTGTAGGTCCAAACAATGCAGCAATAAAGCAAGTGCCCGACTCCCACTATAAAGAATGTCTCAAAGAAATGGTACACAGGGACGATAGCACGTAGAGTCCATCTGTCTGGCGGGGAGTGAATGGCGTCTATAACCCGG includes the following:
- a CDS encoding uncharacterized protein (COG:S;~EggNog:ENOG410PXV0;~InterPro:IPR007248;~PFAM:PF04117;~TransMembrane:3 (n5-15c23/24o43-61i145-171o215-234i);~go_component: GO:0016021 - integral component of membrane [Evidence IEA]); its protein translation is MVSPLTTTFIQSTILNAIANILAQIIDHHRKSKSTTFTPNLPALLQFITYGIIIVLPNFIWQRYLERRYPGFLFQSPSTNRNLSSPPLRTSTPNGTKRGPGGGGLGEIYISIPDPTSTVLLKEKKQNPNFLPSQQKRRRGGWYNFLMKFLLDQTVGSVGNIVLFIVLINLLKGVGVGGVWGLVVEDFKPIMIARLKYRPIVSLLMYTVVPVDRRVVFGSACGVIWGVYLSLYAVV
- a CDS encoding cytochrome P450 (COG:Q;~EggNog:ENOG410PHJE;~InterPro:IPR001128,IPR017972,IPR002401,IPR036396;~PFAM:PF00067;~go_function: GO:0005506 - iron ion binding [Evidence IEA];~go_function: GO:0016705 - oxidoreductase activity, acting on paired donors, with incorporation or reduction of molecular oxygen [Evidence IEA];~go_function: GO:0020037 - heme binding [Evidence IEA];~go_process: GO:0055114 - oxidation-reduction process [Evidence IEA]) translates to MLAQIGWQAISITRIGWGLLALLVGLSSVYAIYNRFFHPLRRIPGPLLASLTPWVQLYHGLQGDRHLWLCALHEQYGSHVRVAPNFVSVNTAQGLHDIYGHGKRLKKADFYNAFPAIKGVYNTHNVIDKVMHGRKRRVLSQAFSDHALKSMEDVMLLHVRQLCAGLTRAQQTGVVQDMGRWFSYLTYDVMGELCFGKSFDMLIESSRRRLIELVDRAANRHYVCGLWMPLDRWHLDQLFIHRLTNDRWNFIMNSRVEATKRAQERTKAGHDAKRDFFYYLLNARDPETGQGLTTPELWGEANVLMIAGSDTTSTTLAATIFYLVRNPHAMAQLQKEVRESFSSVEEIVTGSKLNELVYLKACLDEALRLAPAVPGAPPREVMEGGAVVDGVFLPGGTDCGTPTYSIHRQAAYYRQPGVYLPERWIEGAICQTGMEAWQTTREDVEMARRAFCPFSIGPRGCIGKSMALMEMRLTIARLMFLFDMELADRRGEDEGGHLALVDHFTSAKEGPDVIVRARV
- a CDS encoding C2HC5-type zinc finger protein (COG:K;~EggNog:ENOG410PHB9;~InterPro:IPR009349,IPR039128;~PFAM:PF06221;~go_component: GO:0005634 - nucleus [Evidence IEA];~go_function: GO:0008270 - zinc ion binding [Evidence IEA];~go_process: GO:0006355 - regulation of transcription, DNA-templated [Evidence IEA]) produces the protein MSNTSLISWAVPRLSQILPLDEESLTQIITYAASLSKEEGAEHLKNLLGDSPAAFEFISAFSSRREPPPRSNAPSPALSGQSTSRNNYSGTQSKRGKKSKPPLHSAGPVRRPDDFGNVTGGYRKEDQDEDYMPVSSRSRQEGSAREGTLDTGLSPSPLISSREASATSSRNQSPAPRPTPAKNPPSAAGPVISDLLPNVRSKAAKSASRGGGSSTGTGSSSKGSLTTNNINDLTAAIAALEVSTNPTLSGGARKCTCNASIHPLFDPAPNCLNCGKIICSLEGLQPCSFCKTPLLSNDEIQSMIRELRAERGQEKMRAHNESVHREGGPGMGSGAPSKLDAAKAHRDKLLAFQAQNAKRTRVVDEAADFETPNVASTLWMTPAQRALALKKQQRIMREMEEKARPEWEKKKTIMSLDIKGGKVRRVYQSAGPAETGPSAEEEAEARAEEELGDGENRESSGKAFSHNPLLAAGGLLRPVWKSADGEQADTARKERKQTWRRVQDDNDDNEQWILDGGLHGYT
- a CDS encoding SGF11 family protein (COG:K;~EggNog:ENOG410PJI8;~InterPro:IPR013246;~PFAM:PF08209); this translates as MRSAVVTARQKADEEASKRREESGKPAGAFKPGDLDLEELKDIHVETDAAVFDEGKVYLKGNPLQTTKEIICPECRLPRLLYPVTGVGARAPPDPYREYCQKQPMINKPGHDVHGNPFATDKLNPKKKKQTNTSNTPASSPPTTPDSSFKQAAPEKVSFPTVKCPNCPRYFVVTRVAQHLDRCLGLSGRQTNRNKTPMENGASTPSSAPPKRPLVDDDVPATLPTKKKKLGAPKKLSGKKPPPPSKLKNGLTPDMAAASDAAGSGDGDIKSEANGDNS